In Chloroflexota bacterium, one DNA window encodes the following:
- the secD gene encoding protein translocase subunit SecD produces MRRRHLGILALIAIMFALALYIVVPNSPGFPVQVGTRDFSDLEFRQGLDLQGGLHVRFEADPAPGQEVDTDAMEAVRQIIENRVNALGVAEPVIQIEGDTRLIVELPGLGGPDPNCDPATEECADPLDDAIELFRETGQLLIVDTGSRPYPDDEVFVADPEDVVLRGADLQSARVEFDQLGASMIAFELKPSSGEHFERHTSTNLGQWLTITVDDIVINSAVIEAPIRDEGVIRGTFTPDEARRVAIQLQYGALPVPLKVVQNLTVRPTLGEESLALSVRAGIVGAVLVLAFMVAYYRAAGVVAALALVAYVMLVFAIFKLVPVTLTLAGVAGVILSLGVAVDANILIFERTREEVRRGRVVRRAIEAGFNRAWPSIRDSNVSTLLICAVLFGFGSGGVRGFALTLAIGVAVSMFSAITISRTLLRLAVLVPGVDQPRWFGARPTPEESAA; encoded by the coding sequence GTGCGTCGTCGGCACCTTGGGATTCTGGCGCTCATCGCGATCATGTTCGCGCTGGCGCTGTACATCGTGGTCCCGAACTCACCGGGATTCCCGGTGCAGGTCGGCACGCGCGATTTCTCGGACCTGGAGTTTCGGCAGGGATTGGATCTCCAGGGCGGGTTGCACGTGCGCTTCGAGGCCGACCCCGCGCCCGGCCAGGAGGTCGACACGGATGCCATGGAGGCCGTGCGGCAAATCATCGAGAATCGCGTCAACGCATTGGGCGTCGCCGAGCCGGTCATTCAGATCGAGGGCGACACCCGGCTGATCGTGGAGCTTCCCGGCCTCGGCGGTCCGGACCCGAACTGTGATCCCGCGACCGAGGAGTGCGCGGATCCGCTCGACGATGCGATTGAGCTCTTCCGCGAAACCGGACAGCTTCTGATCGTCGATACCGGTTCACGACCCTACCCGGACGACGAGGTCTTCGTGGCCGATCCGGAAGACGTTGTGCTGCGCGGGGCGGATCTCCAGTCGGCACGCGTCGAGTTCGATCAGCTCGGCGCGTCCATGATCGCCTTCGAACTTAAGCCGTCATCGGGAGAGCACTTCGAGAGGCACACCAGCACCAACCTGGGCCAGTGGCTCACCATCACGGTGGACGACATCGTCATCAACTCGGCGGTGATCGAGGCGCCGATTCGCGACGAGGGCGTTATCCGCGGCACGTTCACGCCGGACGAGGCGCGCCGGGTGGCGATCCAGCTGCAATACGGCGCCCTGCCGGTGCCGCTCAAGGTGGTGCAGAACCTGACCGTGCGGCCGACGCTGGGCGAAGAGTCGCTGGCGCTCTCGGTGCGCGCCGGCATCGTGGGCGCCGTGCTGGTGCTGGCGTTCATGGTGGCCTACTACCGCGCGGCGGGCGTCGTGGCGGCGCTGGCGCTCGTGGCCTACGTGATGCTCGTCTTCGCCATCTTCAAGCTCGTGCCCGTCACCCTCACCCTGGCGGGTGTGGCCGGCGTGATCCTGTCGCTGGGCGTGGCCGTCGACGCGAACATTCTGATCTTCGAGCGCACGCGGGAAGAGGTGCGCCGTGGTCGCGTGGTGCGACGGGCCATCGAAGCGGGATTCAACCGCGCCTGGCCCTCGATTCGAGACTCGAACGTCTCCACGCTGCTCATCTGCGCCGTGCTCTTCGGCTTCGGCAGCGGCGGCGTGCGGGGATTTGCACTGACGCTGGCGATCGGCGTGGCGGTGAGCATGTTCTCGGCCATCACCATCAGCCGCACGCTGCTGCGG
- a CDS encoding VOC family protein, translating to MQIKGVDFIWIVAADVERTARFYRDVLGLPEAGIQDDDWREFQAGSVTLAVTPAHVGLQPPRVLVALAVDDVDAALAEARDRGVEVLHATRDTPACLNAMIADPDGNPIWLHQRHDGTYG from the coding sequence TTGCAGATCAAAGGCGTCGATTTCATCTGGATCGTCGCCGCCGATGTCGAGCGAACGGCGCGGTTCTACCGTGACGTGCTTGGGCTACCGGAAGCGGGGATCCAGGACGACGACTGGCGCGAATTCCAGGCTGGGTCCGTGACGCTGGCAGTTACGCCGGCGCATGTGGGCCTTCAGCCTCCTCGCGTGCTCGTGGCGCTGGCAGTCGATGACGTAGACGCCGCATTGGCGGAGGCGCGGGACCGCGGCGTCGAGGTCCTGCACGCGACACGCGATACCCCAGCCTGCCTCAATGCCATGATCGCCGATCCCGACGGCAATCCGATCTGGTTGCACCAGCGACACGACGGAACCTACGGCTAG